GGTCGGCACGCGCCGCCCTTCTGGGCCGGACTGCCCGTCTCCCTCCTGCTCGGCCTCATGCCGGCGGCCGACGAGGAGAGGCCGAACGCGTGCCCGCCGGCCGCGGTGCGGTCGACTATCCTCCTGAACCGCACCGTCCTCCTCCGGCGCATTTCAAGCACGAGCGAGGGTGGAGGAGAGCGATGCTGAGGCAACGACAGTTCCTCGGGCTGACAGACGCCCCGCTGAGGGCGGAGGCGTTGCGAGCAGCGCTCCTTGCGCGATCGAGGCGGCGGGCAGACCTATCCTCTTCGGGATCGGTATTTCCATCGAGCCGTTCCGCTCGTCGGACCGGCGACGCCGTCGGCGCGCAGCGGCCTCAGCGCCTTCAACGCCCGGCTGCAGCAGCGCCATCGCGACGATCGCTGGCTGCTCGCCGCAATCGCGGAACGCCCCGGCGGCCGGCTGACGGTCCAGACACACCACCCCATTCACTGCCGTTGCCCTCTCGCGCGGCGAAACCGTCTTCACCGACCTTGAAGCGCGGGGACATGGGATCGCGCTGCACTTCCACAAGGATGCCCCCTCGGGCGCGATCCGGAGCGACTGCCGGTCGACCTCTGGGCAGCGGCGAAGGCCGCCCAGATCGCCGTCATCCGGGCGCTCGGCGCGCGGTCGATCCGCTCTTGGAGCGGTGGCAATCTCTATCCCGGCCTCCTCGAGGCAGCTGCGCGCGCCGAGCGCAAGGTGTTCGGCGACTATACGCCCCGACGACGCCGGCTCGCGCCGCTTGCCGATGCCGGACAGCGCGAGTGCCTATTTCGCGGTCCTCCGCCGAAGCGTCGCCGCCTCAATCGCGGCCGCGGGCGCCGACCAGGTCAACGCCCTCGCAAGGCATCCCGTGAATTCCGGCGCGGTCCGGCCGACCGCACGCCGTGCTGCAGCAGCTCCTGAGGGCATGATCGCCCCGCCGTCCGCGGGGAAGCAGTGCAGTAGGCAACGTTCTCCGAGATGGCCGATGCTGACCGTGCGTGGGAAGCCGCGAAGTCCAGCCAAGCGCTGCACGCCGGCGACGGGACCGCCGGCCAGCTCGTTTTCCCCACCATCCCGCGAGGGGCGCCGATTGGCGGCCGCCTTAGAAGACGGTGACACCTCCCGTCACCCGAGCCCGCTGCTTGCCGCTCGGCGGCGGCACGATGCGCCGCCTCTCCCGCCGCTCTGCTGTCCCCGCTGCGCCCTTCACCTTCGCGATCACCGCGCACGACTGCCGCAAAGCTGGATGCACGCGCCGGAACAGGGAGGAGCATCCAGCATCCGCTGACGCCGCGCGGTTACGCTGCGTCGGAGCGAGTGCCCGCCCTCGGGAGAGAAGAGCGGCACTCGACCACCCTTCGCGCAAGACGAAGGACTTTCCTCCCGCCGCGGGGGACCGCGTCTCGGCGGTCCGCGCGCTGCGGGCCGACAGGCGATCGGGCCGGCAGCATGCCGCCGCAGCAGTGGGTCACCCGGCCGCCCGAGCGAGAACGCGGCGACGCTCGCCGCCGCCGCAGTTCGGCTGTCGACTGCCGTTGACGCCGAGGCGCTGCCGTTGCTACACTAGTAAGGCGCGGCGCTCCGCCCGGAGCGCCCTTTTCGTGTGTCGATCGTCGCCGGCGCGAGGCCGGCCGAGGTGTGTAAAGGTGTACGCGATCGTCGACGCCGGCGGGCATCAGCTGAAGGTGCGCGCAGGACAGGTTCTGGATATTGACCGGCGCGAGCTTGCGCCGGGAGCAGCCATCGAGTTCGACCGGGTGCTGCTCCTCGCAGACGGCGCGTCGGTCACCGTTGGCCAGCCGACAATCCCTGGCGCGAAAGTGCGGGCAACTGTGCTTCGTGAGGTGAAAGGCGAAAAGATCGTCGTCTTCAAGTACCGAGCGAAGGTGCGGTATCGCCGCCGCCTCGGTCATCGCCAGCGCTACACTCGGGTGCGGATCGACAGCATCGAGGGAGGCAGTCATGGCGCATAAGAAAGGGGTCGGCAGCTCACGCAACGGCCGCGACAGCAACTCCAAGCGGCTTGGCGTAAAGCTGTATGACGGGCAGTTCGTGCGCGCTGGCGGCATTATTGTCCGCCAACGCGGCACGCCGATCAAGCCCGGCCGGAACGTTGGCGTCGGCCGCGACCACACCCTGTTCGCTCTGGTCGACGGCATCGTCAAGTTTGAACGCGCTGGGCAAGAGCACCGCAAGGCGTCCGTCATTCCGGTGGCGGCAGAATGAAACCGAAGATCCATCCTCCTTACACTAAGGCGGTGATCACCTGCTCCTGCGGCGAGACGTTTGAGACCGGCTCGGTGAAGGCAGTCATGCGGGTCGATGTCTGCAGCAAGTGTCACCCCTACTTCACGGGCGAGCAGCGCATTGTCGACACAGCCGGCCGCGTCGAGCGGTTCAAGCGCCGCTTCGGCATCACCGACTAGCGCCCGCTCTCCCCGGTCGCTTGCCGCCTCCGTTCGCCTCTCATCCCGCCGCGGTAACTAGGCGATCGGTGTTCTCTGCCGCAGGCGCGCCGCGGCAAGCAGCCGCGGCCTGAGCCTGCCCCGCGAGAGGAAGGCCGGGCGGGAGCGGAGACTTCCTTCGACGCGATTCGCTGGCGCGTCGGGGCGCGGAGACGACACCGCCCCGCTGCCGCCTGCCCTCTGCCAGCCGCGCTGCCGTCCCCGCGCAACGGCCGCCGGAGCGACCTACCGCTGCAACTCGCTCGCTGGCGATGCGGCGCTCCTCACCGGCGCTGCAGGACCGTGCCCTCTCCGCCCTGGCCGCCGGTTGTGCGCTTGCGGGACTGTGGATACAATAGCCCGGCGCGGGCGAAGGGGCCTGCAGAAGCAGCGAAAACGCAGCAAGCGAACGCAGTCGCCTGCTCGCGCTGGTGATTGTGCCGAGGCGGAGGAGCGGCCATGAATTTTGAGCTCACTCCCGAACAGCGTGCCTTCCAGCGCGAGGTCGCGGAATTCCTCGCCGCCGAGCTCCCTCCCGGCCGATTTTACGAGGAGAGCCGTCAGTCCCCAGAGCAGAAACGCGAACTCGACCGCTTTCTCAAGGCCCTCGCTCAGAAGCGGTGGCTGGCGATCAGCTGGCCCGTCGAATACGGCGGCGCCGGACTCAGCATTGTCCATCACGCCATCTTCAACGAGCAGATGGGCTATCACAAAGCGCCGAACGAGGCGCTGGTCCCGGTCACTATCATCGGACCGGCCATTCTGCAGTTCGGCACTGAGGAACAGAAGCGGGAGCATCTCCCTCGGATCACGAGCGGTGAAGGCGTCTATTGGCAGCTGTTCACCGAGCCCGAGGCAGGGTCCGACCTTGCATCGCTTCAGACGCGGGCGATCCGGGATGGGGATGAGTTCGTCGTCAACGGGCAGAAGATCTTTGTGGGAGACGGACGCGAGCCCGACTACTTCTATCTCGCCGCCCGGACCGACCCAGAGGCGCCGAAGCATCGAGGGATCAGCATCTTCCTCGTCGACGCGCGAACGCCCGGCATCACCGTCCACAAACTGGATCCGGTCGCCGGCTGGGCAAAAAACCAAGTCTTCTTTGATGACGTGCGCATTCCCGCCAGCGCGCTGATGGGACAGCTGAACAACGGCTGGAGCCACATGCGCGACACCCTCTCGGTGGAGCGCTCGGGGATCGCCTCCAATGGTGAACTGCGCCGCTCGCTCGAAGACCTGATCGAGGCCTGCCGGCGGCTGCGGCGCGACGGCCGGCCGGTGCTTGAGTACGAATGGGCCCAGGACATGCTCGCCGACCTGCTCATCGAACTCGAGGCGTGGCGGCTGCTCTGCTGGCGCATCGTCCACCTCCAATCGATCGGCGCGCCGATTAACGCCGAGGCGTCGATTGTCGCCATCCACCGCAAGGCGTTCTTCCCGCTCTTTCAGAACGCTGTCTACCGCCTCACCGGGAGCTATGCGCTCTTCCACCGCACCTCTCCGCTCGCACTCGCGGGGGGCGATTTTGAGATGTGGCAGCGCGAAGCGATCCACACTCACAGCGCCGGCACGCCGGAAATCCAGCGCAACATCGTCGCTCTTCGCGGCCTCGGGTTGCCGCGATGAACTTGAGCTTCACCGAGGAGCAAGAGCTCCTCCGCCGCGCAGCGCGCGAGTTTCTTGAGGCGCACTCCCCTCCCGCTGTCGCGCGCGAGGTGGAAGACCGCCGCGAAGCGATGTCGTCCCTCCTCTGGCGCTCACTCGCCGAGCTTGGCTGGCTTGGGCTCGGCCTGCCGGAGGAGGTGGGCGGCAGCGGGGGCGGAGCGCTCGAGGTCGCGCTCTTCGCCGAAGAACTGGGGCGGGCGATCGCGCCAGTCCCGTGGATCCCGTCGGTCGTCTGGAGCGGCGCCCTGCTCGCCGCTTTTCGCTCGCCGCCGCTCGACGACCTCCTGCGCCGCATCATCGCCGGCAGCGCTATCGTCGTTCCCGCTCTTCGCGAGCACGATCTTGGCTACGGTCCGGAGCAGCTGCGCTGCCGCGCCGAGCGGCGGGAGGACGGCTGGCGGCTGACCGGCGAAAAGCGCTTCGTCGTCGACGGCGCGGCCGCTTCGCATTTTGTCGTCCTTGCCCGCGACGGCGCCGGGAGACTGACCGCCTTTCTGGTCGAGGCAGGGGGCGAGGGCGTCACGGTAACTGCGCATCCGACGACGGCCGGCGACGGCTTGGCGAGCGTGCAGCTGGCGGAGGTCCGGCCGCTCGACGTGATCGGACCAGTCGGCAACGGCTGGGCCGCCATCCAAAACGCCGAGCAGCGCGCAACGAACGCGCTGACAGCGTGGATGCTGGGCGGCACCGAGAAACAGCTCGAGGCTGCGGTCGACTACGCGAAGGTTCGGATACAGTTCGGCCGCCCCATCGGCTCGTTCCAAGCGATCCAGCATAAGCTGGCCGAAGTGCGGTGGCGGCTGGATGCGCTCCGGCTGCTGACCTATAAAGCCGCCTCCTCCCTCGCCGCCGGCCGCGACGCCGCGATCGAGGTGTCGGAGGCGAAAGCGTACGCCAACCGCTGGATCAGCTGGTCGATGCACCGCATCCACGAAGTCTTTGCCGGCATCGGCTTCATGCGCGTCCACGACACCCAGCTGTACTACCGCCGGCTGAAAGTTGCCGAGTCGATCTGGGGCGATGAGCAGCATCACCGCCGGGAGGTCGTCCGCGGCCGGCTGCTCCAGCCGCCCCCCTAAGCTCCTCCCGAAACGAGACAGCCATCGCTCGGCGCTGCTCGGCGCGCCCCCGGAAGGCAGACCGTTCCCGCAAGATGCCGGCAGCGCGCCAGCCAGAGGATGCCCCTCTCTCCGCAGCGCTCCCTGCTGCGCCCGCCGCTACTAGATTCGGATCGGCGGCAGGCGCCACGTTTCACCGCGCGTCCAGCGAATGGCCGTGAAGCCGCGCTCGCTCACGCTATCATCGCGCAGCACCTCGGGCTCGTAGTAGTAGCCGCGCTCGACGAGGCGGACGCCATCGATCGTGAGATCTCCCTCCAGGAGATACAGTTCGTCGCCGCCCGGCCGAACCGCGCCGCTGCCGCGCCAGCCAGCCGGCGCGCGCATCAGCCATGTCGTCCACCCCGTCTCGACATCGTCCCAGAGATGCTTCGCCTCGAACCCGGCGGGCCGGCCATTCTCGAGCAGGACAGGCTCCCAGGGCACGGCGTTCAGATTGGCATTGGAGACCGCGCGGTTCCTGCACCAGTGAGGCGCATGCGGCGCGATCCATTCGCGGCCGTCCCAGTTGGGCGGGATCTCGGTGAAGGTGAAGTCGGCCGGCGCATCGATCTTGATCAGGATTTCTGCCCCCGAGGGGAACCGGTAGCCCGCGGGATGCCACCAATAGGGCGGGTGCATCAGGTAGCCGAGGCTGTGCCAGTCGTACCAGCCGGCGAAGTCGCACGTCCCCGTCAGCAGAAAATTCTCTTCATGACAGGTGTGGTATTCGAGCAGGTGCCCGCGGTCGTTGCGGCGCGCGCTGTCAATAAAAATGACGAATGTCTCGGCGCCGCTCTGCGGGTCATAGGCGAGCCGCTCGCGCCAGCCGCCGTCGCGCTCGACCACCTCGCGATCGGCGCGGTTCGACGGCGCAACCCGGATACGCTTCATCAGCGACCTCCGCGAGAAGGAGTTCCGCTAGGGGGGTTGGGACAAGCCGCCTCGCCGCCAGGCACGGGAACGCCGGCTCGTTGAGGAGAGCCGTCCACCACCGAAGAGCGGGCACGCTCGCCCAGCGGTCCAGTGAGGAGAAGCGCACTGCCCGCCGCTTCCAGCAGCGCGTTGTCCGCTGGCGTCACGTTTCCCGGCCTGAGCGCCTCTCGGGACTGCAGCCGGCCCGCCCCGACGCTGGCGCGGCAGCGGGCACCGCGCGTCGCCGCCGGGCCGCAGCCGACTCTGAGTGCGAGGGAGACAGCGGCACGCTTCTCACCCTGCCGGCCCACCCAGCGAGCCTCCGCGAGCACAGCGGGCATCAGCCGGCCAGCAGCAGAGCGGACGCGAGGCTGGGAGAGCGCGCCGTCTGCCCCCTGGCCGGCAGCGGGCCCGTTCAGCGGCGCTGGGACGCCGAGCAGGGTCGGCAGCCCCTGAGTCGCGGGAAGGCGCGAAGACCGGCGCCGCTGCGGCAGGAAAGCACGCCCTCGAAGATAGCCGGCCGGCCCGGACCACCGAGCAGCGCAGAAACCTTGAACGTCTTCGGCCATCCGCGCCGCTGGGTTCGAGGCCGTGCCGAGCGCGGTTCCAGCCGTCTGAGCCGACGCCGAGCCTGAGAAGGATGCGGCTGTCCGACGACGAGCAGGGGTGAACCGTTCGCGGCAGCGTGCAGAGCAGCACGGTGACGCAGCTGCCGGCGGGTGCCCGCCGCGCCACCGCCGGGCAGGCCGTTGCCGAGACAATGGCTCATCGCCCTCGACCACTGCTTCCAGCAGCGCAGGGCCGAGTTTCTCGCGCTGCCGGATGCGGTTTCGTGTCATCCGACCCCTCAAGAATGCGCGCCCCGCTCCGCTCTTCCGGCCGCCGCTGCCGCCTCCGCGAGCCACCGACCAAGGCGGGCGCGTCGGCAGAAGCTGGCCGCCGCGCCGAGAGCAGGAGGAGCAACGCCTCACAGGTCGACCGTCGCCGCGTCATAGTAGCGGAGCGCTTGTTCCTGCTCCGCGGCGCGCTGCGCTGAGCCGTCAGCATAACGCCGCTCGGGGTCGGGCTCGAAGAAGCGGTCGCCGTTCGCCCGCGATTCGAGCTGGACGAAATGGCAGCGCGGCATCCGCGCCCGCTCGTACCGCCGGAGGGCGGTCGGAACATCCTCTTCCATCGTCAGGCAGCGCGCCAGCACCATGCCGTCCTCGATCGCCATCCCCGCCCCTTGGCCGAGAAACGGCAGCGCAGGATGCGCCGCGTCGCCAAGCAAGGTCACGCGGCCGCGCCCCCATTCGGGCAGCGGGTCGCGGTCGAAGAGCGCCCACTTGAAGCACAGCTCCGGCGGGGTGGCGCGAATGACGTCGAGCACCGCCGGGTCCCA
The Dehalococcoidia bacterium DNA segment above includes these coding regions:
- the rplU gene encoding 50S ribosomal protein L21; amino-acid sequence: MYAIVDAGGHQLKVRAGQVLDIDRRELAPGAAIEFDRVLLLADGASVTVGQPTIPGAKVRATVLREVKGEKIVVFKYRAKVRYRRRLGHRQRYTRVRIDSIEGGSHGA
- the rpmA gene encoding 50S ribosomal protein L27, which translates into the protein MAHKKGVGSSRNGRDSNSKRLGVKLYDGQFVRAGGIIVRQRGTPIKPGRNVGVGRDHTLFALVDGIVKFERAGQEHRKASVIPVAAE
- the rpmE gene encoding 50S ribosomal protein L31 codes for the protein MKPKIHPPYTKAVITCSCGETFETGSVKAVMRVDVCSKCHPYFTGEQRIVDTAGRVERFKRRFGITD
- a CDS encoding acyl-CoA dehydrogenase family protein, giving the protein MNFELTPEQRAFQREVAEFLAAELPPGRFYEESRQSPEQKRELDRFLKALAQKRWLAISWPVEYGGAGLSIVHHAIFNEQMGYHKAPNEALVPVTIIGPAILQFGTEEQKREHLPRITSGEGVYWQLFTEPEAGSDLASLQTRAIRDGDEFVVNGQKIFVGDGREPDYFYLAARTDPEAPKHRGISIFLVDARTPGITVHKLDPVAGWAKNQVFFDDVRIPASALMGQLNNGWSHMRDTLSVERSGIASNGELRRSLEDLIEACRRLRRDGRPVLEYEWAQDMLADLLIELEAWRLLCWRIVHLQSIGAPINAEASIVAIHRKAFFPLFQNAVYRLTGSYALFHRTSPLALAGGDFEMWQREAIHTHSAGTPEIQRNIVALRGLGLPR
- a CDS encoding acyl-CoA/acyl-ACP dehydrogenase, whose protein sequence is MNLSFTEEQELLRRAAREFLEAHSPPAVAREVEDRREAMSSLLWRSLAELGWLGLGLPEEVGGSGGGALEVALFAEELGRAIAPVPWIPSVVWSGALLAAFRSPPLDDLLRRIIAGSAIVVPALREHDLGYGPEQLRCRAERREDGWRLTGEKRFVVDGAAASHFVVLARDGAGRLTAFLVEAGGEGVTVTAHPTTAGDGLASVQLAEVRPLDVIGPVGNGWAAIQNAEQRATNALTAWMLGGTEKQLEAAVDYAKVRIQFGRPIGSFQAIQHKLAEVRWRLDALRLLTYKAASSLAAGRDAAIEVSEAKAYANRWISWSMHRIHEVFAGIGFMRVHDTQLYYRRLKVAESIWGDEQHHRREVVRGRLLQPPP